GCGGCCGACACGTCGTACCGCGAGGTTGTCGACGCGTTGGTGAACAGCGGCGTGAGCGCGGCGCCGGTGGTCGACGCGGAGGGCCGGGTCCTCGGCGTCGTATCCGAGGCGGACCTGTTGCACAAGGTCGAGGCCGCGGGGGAGGAGCGGGAGCGCCGGCTCGTGAGCGGCCTGCGCCGCCTGGCGGCGAAGGCGCGGGCCACCGTCGCCGCCGACCTGATGACCGCGCCGGCGATCGTGGTCGAACCCACCGCGTCCGTCGTCGCGGCGGCCCGGCGGCTGGAGGCGGAGCAGATCAAGCGGATGCCGGTCGTGGACGCCGAACGGCGGCTCGTCGGTGTGGTGTCCCGCCGGGACCTGCTGCGGATCCACACGCGGGCGGATGCGGAGATCCGCGCCGACATCGTCGAGAACGTGCTGCGCGGCCTGTGGGTCGACCCGAGCGCCGTCGAGGTCGGTGTGGTGGACGGCGTCGTGACGCTGTCCGGCACCGTCGAGAGTCGTAGTCTCGCCGGCATCGTCGCCGACCACGCGGCAAAGCTCGCGGGCGTCGTCGACGTGGTCGACCGGTTGACCTGGGAGCGGGACGACACGGAGCTGATCGGCTCGCGCGGCTTCGCGTTCGGCACCGCCGAGCGCCTCATGCGACCCTCGCGCGACTAGATTCGGGCCGGTGCCAGTAGTTCGGGCGGTGGCAGCTGAGCGGTTCCCGGCCCGGCGGGCGGCGGGCCGGGGCCCCGGCTGGTGCCGGGGCGACTGCCACGTGCACACGGTGCTCTCCCACGGCGCGGACCTGGCCCCGGGGCAGCTCGCCGTCGCCGCCCGCGCCCTCGGGCTGGACTTCGTGGCCACCACCGAGCACAACACCTCGGCCGGGCACGGCGCATGGGGCCCGTACGCGGGCGATGACCTGCTGGTGATCCTGGGACAGGAGGTCACCACCCGCACCGGGCACTGGCTCGCCCTCGGCCTCGATCCCGGGCACCAGGTCGACTGGGCGTACGGCGTCCGGGACGACGTCATCGACCGGCACCTGGCACAGGTACGCCGGCCGGGTGGACTCTGTGTGGCCGCACACCCGTACGCGCCGTACCCGTCCGGGGTCCTGGGGTATCCGTACCGCTGGTTCGACGCGATCGAGGTGTGGAACGGGCAGTGGAGTTCGGACCTGCCCTGGAACGCCGACAACGAGGCGGCGTTGGCCGAGTGGGGCCGCAACCTCGCCTACGACGTCCACGAGGGACGGTGGTGGCCGGCGGTCGGCAACAGCGACGCCCACCTCGCCGGCCAGCTCGGCACGCCGCACACGGTGGTCTTCGCCGAGGAGCTGAGCACCGACGCGGTGCTCGCGGGCCTGCGCGCCGGCCGGAGCTGGATCGCCGGATCGGCCGCCGTCGGGCTGGAACTCACCGGGTCGGCCGCCGACCGCGTCGCGGGCATCGGCGAACGCCTGGACTCCGGCGGCGAACCGGTCACCGTACGCGTGCAGGTGTCCGGGGTGCCCTCCGGCGCCGTCAGCCTGCACACCGAGCACGGCGTCGTGCACCGGGAACGGCTCCCGGCCGGCGGGGCGGGCTCGGTCGAGTGGCGCACCACCGCGCGGGACAGCGGCTTCGTCCGGGTCGAGGTACGCCACCCCGACCGCCAGATGGCCGCCCTCACCAACCCCGTCATCCTGGCCTGACCCGCTCACCCGCCGCCGGCCCCCCGACGGCAGGATCCGACGGCCGGTATCTACAGTCGGGCCGTGAGCACCGACAGGGGCGTGCGAGCGGTCTACCCCGGCAGCTTCGATCCCTTCACCCCGGGGCATGTGGATGTGGTGAGCCGGGCACGCGACCTCTTCGACGAAGTGGTCGTGCTCGTCGCGGTCAACAGCAGCAAGCATCCGGGCACCGACGAGCAGGAGCGGGCGGCCGCTGTGCGGGCCGTGCTGCCGGTCGAGTGGACCACCGTCACCGTTGCCGCCTGGCGCGGGCTGACCGCCACCTACTGCCGTCGCCACGGGGCAGGCGTGATCGTTCGCGGCGTGCGTAACACCACCGACCTGCAGACCGAGTACCGGCTCGCCGCGATGAACCAGTCGCTGGGCGTGCCCACGGTGTTTCTTCCTGCGCAGCCCGAGCTGGCCGCGGTGTCTTCGACGGTGGTGCGCACGCTGGGGACGTCACCGTTGTCCACGCGGCCGTAGCCGGCCCCGGCCGCGTCGGGCGTCAGCGCACCCAGGCGGTCAGCGCACCGAGGCGTACGCCAGGGGTGCGCTGACCCCGCCCCACGTGCCGGTCAACGTGCCGCCCAACGCGGCGGCGCCCGAGGCGGGCACGATGCCGGGGCGGCGGATCACGCCCAGCTCGACGGTGTCGGTGACGATGACCGTCGGGTCGCCGTCGACGACCCGGCGTACCGCCCCGACGTCGGGCAGCCCGGCGCCACCGGGGGCATCGTTGGCGATCTCCATGCTCGGCAGGCGCACCTCGCGCCGGCCGTCGACCTCGAAGTATTCCTCCGCCTGCCCGGCGCCGGCGAGGACCGCACCGGCCAGCGCGGCAGCGTACACCGGGTCGACGGGCGCGTCGTAGACCCAGCGTGTGCCCAGCACCGAGTGCTCCACGGTGCCCACCAGCCAGCCGTCGGTGCTGCCCAGCGGCGCATCACGGTAGGTCAGCGGCACCTGGTGCACCGGCCCGTCGCCGGCGCGGACCAGCAGCGTCTCGATCCCGACCTCGCCGGCCGGGTCGTCGAACCGGTACGCGGCCACGCGCACCACCTCGGCGCCGGAATCCCCCTCGTACCAGTCGCGGGTCGGCAGCCAGGTCGCCAGCAGTTCGAGTTTGGTGGGGTGCAGCTCGGCCCGATGCAGTAATGCCATGCGCCGCATCGTACGCACCGCCCCCGACGTGCGTGGCCGCTGCCGACGACGACGGCAGCGTCCGGCGCGCGGGCTCGGGGGCCGATCGCGCGGGGGAGCCTGCGCGGGCTCAGGCGCCGATGGCGCGCAGGTTGTGCTGGTCGACGGCGCGCGCCGCCAGTACGGCACCGCCGGCGAGGTAGGCGAGCCAGGTCAGCGGCATGGTCACCAGGCCGACGGCGAGGAAGATCAGCGCGAAGTTGATCCAGAACAGCACCCAGAACGAGACCATGAGGACGATGCCGGTGACGACGCGGCCGGCGTAGATGCTGCCCACGCCGAAGATGCCGAAGATGCCGAGGATCAGCTCCAGGGCGATCGCGGCGCCGGTCGACTTGGGCGCGGCGACGACGACCGCCGGCGGCCAGTGCACCGGCGGCGCCGCGGCGTACGGTGCGGGCAGCTGCGGGGTGCCCGGCAGGCCCTGCCGCTGGTGGTACGGGTCCTGGTAGCTCACCCTGCCAGTGTCGCCGCGGCACGGCGTCGCGTCACCCCCCCGCTCGGCGCGTTCTGCACCGCCGACCGGCGCCGCCGCGAACCACGCCCAACCGGCCGGTGGGGGTGTGTGGGGGCCGGGGGTGGGTACGCGTGGGCTTTCCGACGGGGGGAGCCGGGGATGGGCGACGGGGCACCGGACTACTTCCAGCCCGAGGGCGGAGTGGTCCTGACCCACCTGCTGATCGTGCGCGACGTGGACCGCTCGCGGGAGTTCTACCGGCGGGTGCTGGGCGCGACGGTGGTACGCGAACGTCAGCCGGCGATCCTGCGCTTCCACAACAGCTACATCGTGATCAACGACGAGGGTGGTCCCACCGACGACAAGCCGACCGTACGGGCGCAGGCGCCGGCGGATTCGGACACGCTCAGCGGTGCGATCAACATCCGGGTCACCGACGTGCACGCGGTCTACGAGCGGTGGCGCGCCCGCGGTGGGGAGTTCCTGACCGCGCCGAAGGACCACGGTGTGGAGATCCGCTGCTACCTGCGGGATCCGGACGGCTACCTGATCGAGGTCGGTCAGGCGACCGGCATTCTCGCCGAGCAGGGCCGCGTCGCCGGGCCGGGCGACGCGGGCCGCACCGCCGCCTGAGCGCCCACCGAGCATCCGAGCATCGAGGAGGGGACCATGACCCAGCAGAAGCAGGAATCGGACAGCCAGCCCCGGCTGCACCAGCACGGCCGTGAGATCCAGGCGTTCGGCAGCGTCCGGCAGTTGCCCGTCGCCCTGTCCTACAACAGCCGGATGTACGCCTGCGAGCGGTTGAACCTGATCCTCGCCGACACCCGCATCCTGCACTCGCTGTACAAGAAGCACCACTGGCTCATGCGGGGGCCGACCTTCTACCAGCTTCACCTGCTGCTCGACAAGCACGCCGACGAGCAGCTCGAACTCGTCGACATGGTGGCCGAGCGGATCCAGACCCTGGGCGGGATCGCCGTGGGGGATCCGCGCCACGTGGCCGAGCTGACCCGGATCCCGCGCCCACCCAACGGTGCCGAGGAGGTGCCGGCGATGCTGTCGCGCCTGCTGGAGGCGCACGAGACGATCCTCACCGATGCGCACGACGCGGCGGCGCGGGTGGCCGAGGCCGGCGACGACGGCAGCAACGACCTGCTGGTGTCCAACGTCATCCGGACCAACGAGCTACAGACCTGGTTCATCGCCGAACACCTCGTGGACACGCCGATCGTGTCGGTGTGACGGCCCGCAGCTGGGACGAGCGGCGGGAGGAACTCAGGCGGGGTGGGGCTCGGTGCTGCGTTCCCGCTCCCACATCGAGGCCATCTCGTCGAACGCGTGTTCCATGATCTGCTTCATGGCCCGCCGCGCGCTCTCTCCGTCGCGTCGCTGGATCGACTGCGCGACATCGGCGTGCAGTTGGAGCGCCTGCTCGTGCGGGTGGTGCGGC
This is a stretch of genomic DNA from Micromonospora sp. WMMD1082. It encodes these proteins:
- a CDS encoding CBS domain-containing protein, which translates into the protein MTTNTLKKRQWTVEDVMTRDVVSVAADTSYREVVDALVNSGVSAAPVVDAEGRVLGVVSEADLLHKVEAAGEERERRLVSGLRRLAAKARATVAADLMTAPAIVVEPTASVVAAARRLEAEQIKRMPVVDAERRLVGVVSRRDLLRIHTRADAEIRADIVENVLRGLWVDPSAVEVGVVDGVVTLSGTVESRSLAGIVADHAAKLAGVVDVVDRLTWERDDTELIGSRGFAFGTAERLMRPSRD
- a CDS encoding VOC family protein — translated: MGDGAPDYFQPEGGVVLTHLLIVRDVDRSREFYRRVLGATVVRERQPAILRFHNSYIVINDEGGPTDDKPTVRAQAPADSDTLSGAINIRVTDVHAVYERWRARGGEFLTAPKDHGVEIRCYLRDPDGYLIEVGQATGILAEQGRVAGPGDAGRTAA
- the coaD gene encoding pantetheine-phosphate adenylyltransferase — encoded protein: MSTDRGVRAVYPGSFDPFTPGHVDVVSRARDLFDEVVVLVAVNSSKHPGTDEQERAAAVRAVLPVEWTTVTVAAWRGLTATYCRRHGAGVIVRGVRNTTDLQTEYRLAAMNQSLGVPTVFLPAQPELAAVSSTVVRTLGTSPLSTRP
- a CDS encoding DNA starvation/stationary phase protection protein yields the protein MTQQKQESDSQPRLHQHGREIQAFGSVRQLPVALSYNSRMYACERLNLILADTRILHSLYKKHHWLMRGPTFYQLHLLLDKHADEQLELVDMVAERIQTLGGIAVGDPRHVAELTRIPRPPNGAEEVPAMLSRLLEAHETILTDAHDAAARVAEAGDDGSNDLLVSNVIRTNELQTWFIAEHLVDTPIVSV
- a CDS encoding CehA/McbA family metallohydrolase — its product is MPVVRAVAAERFPARRAAGRGPGWCRGDCHVHTVLSHGADLAPGQLAVAARALGLDFVATTEHNTSAGHGAWGPYAGDDLLVILGQEVTTRTGHWLALGLDPGHQVDWAYGVRDDVIDRHLAQVRRPGGLCVAAHPYAPYPSGVLGYPYRWFDAIEVWNGQWSSDLPWNADNEAALAEWGRNLAYDVHEGRWWPAVGNSDAHLAGQLGTPHTVVFAEELSTDAVLAGLRAGRSWIAGSAAVGLELTGSAADRVAGIGERLDSGGEPVTVRVQVSGVPSGAVSLHTEHGVVHRERLPAGGAGSVEWRTTARDSGFVRVEVRHPDRQMAALTNPVILA